From the genome of Xiphophorus hellerii strain 12219 chromosome 11, Xiphophorus_hellerii-4.1, whole genome shotgun sequence, one region includes:
- the fam53c gene encoding protein FAM53C — protein MPESSYWQLCPPSKTSLQGGFLSSSFPPGPLPLVPPDAHLQEAGDPLEGGPSEPQRPLAPSTSASELSLSGAAAAPPPGPGPPPPPPPPPKRHCRSLSVPEDLSRCRYTWRPSASRVWTPVSRQQCHGGTGGGVAGGGVAAGGMGMAGGGACPLRAPSSSLTSSLHSSSSPTFFSLALSPDSPLPWSFPWDPSEAAAGGGACCCFFPSPSSCSSSPSPLHPPPPPQRRFSLSPVLIRDSATSTFLPPPPVPSQAAPPPPGYAAGAAAGGPVPPSPSSACSTPSSLRRSLPPQLPRCHSQPCDLLLLKPGLKRRRDPDRPCARPVLDFTKMTQTRSIDPQCLERGGGRLACGGDVCMGMEAFMGDFRGSCSPAECLGRTSIGPLSESDEECREDDEDEEEEAEEREAAQQAVFERDCTELDLNLIEEN, from the exons ATGCCTG AGAGCAGCTACTGGCAGCTCTGCCCTCCCTCTAAGACCAGCCTGCAGGGGGGGTTTCTGAGCTCTAGTTTCCCCCCCGGCCCCTTGCCCCTGGTGCCCCCCGATGCCCACCTTCAGGAGGCCGGCGACCCCTTGGAGGGCGGCCCCTCTGAGCCCCAGCGACCCCTGGCACCCAGCACCTCGGCATCAGAGCTGTCCCTGTCTGGGGCGGCGGCGGCGCCCCCCCCGGGGCCTGGACCACCCCCTCCGCCACCACCGCCCCCCAAGCGCCACTGCCGCTCGCTGTCGGTACCGGAGGACCTATCGCGTTGCCGCTACACCTGGCGGCCCAGCGCTTCTCGCGTCTGGACTCCCGTCAGCCGCCAGCAGTGCCACGGCGGCACGGGCGGAGGCGTGGCGGGCGGGGGCGTGGCGGCAGGGGGTATGGGCATGGCGGGGGGCGGAGCCTGCCCGCTGCGTGCCCCTAGCTCCTCTCTGACCTCGTCGCTGCACTCCTCTTCCAGCCCCACCTTCTTCAGCCTAGCGCTGTCGCCGGACTCCCCGTTGCCATGGAGCTTCCCCTGGGACCCTAGTGAGGCGGCGGCAGGGGGTGGagcctgctgctgcttttttccctccccctcctcctgctcGTCATCGCCCTCCCCCCTTCACCCGCCTCCGCCCCCCCAGCGGCGCTTCTCCCTCTCACCGGTGCTCATCAGAGACTCGGCCACCTCCACCTTCCTTCCTCCACCTCCGGTCCCCAGCCAGGCGGCACCGCCCCCGCCGGGCTACGCCGCTGGCGCTGCCGCTGGGGGGCCGGTACCTCCCTCGCCCTCTTCTGCCTGCAGCACGCCGTCTTCTCTCCGCCGCAGTCTCCCGCCGCAGCTGCCCCGCTGCCACTCGCAGCCCTGTGACCTACTGCTGCTGAAGCCGGGCTTGAAGCGGCGCCGCGATCCCGACCGACCCTGCGCCCGGCCCGTCCTCGACTTCACCAAGATGACGCAG ACACGCAGCATCGACCCGCAGTGCCTGGAGCGCGGCGGCGGTAGGTTAGCCTGTGGCGGCGATGTCTGCATGGGCATGGAGGCCTTTATGGGCGACTTTCGGGGCTCCTGCTCGCCTGCCGAGTGCCTGGGCCGCACCAGCATCGGGCCGCTGAGCGAGAGTGACGAGGAGTGCCGTGAGGACGAtgaggacgaagaggaggaggcggaggagcgTGAGGCGGCACAGCAGGCCGTATTTGAGAGGGATTGtacagaactggacctgaacTTGATAGAAGAAAACTGA
- the LOC116728478 gene encoding heat shock protein beta-11-like isoform X2, protein MQPGTDISQTKQQQIRDPLSLQQTDRMLCPSIFQATPAAMRPFLELHWPIRSLWPETRPLFFQMEQEMIRHMQEMRQSMEYMERLHQKIFEEIDQTSCSAGALRPIAFQELGKDSDKFALSLDTAEFAPQELSVKQVGRKLRDSMFYRDTKWSSTHRWRTLVFYGDTKRSFIHRLRTLVFYGDAMTRPVFQGPSMTPCDYETTF, encoded by the exons ATGCAACCAGGGACAGACATCTCTCagacaaagcagcagcagatcagagATCCTCTCAGCCTCCAACAGACCGACAGGATGTTGTGTCCCAGCATCTTCCAGGCGACTCCGGCTGCCATGAGGCCCTTCTTGGAGCTGCACTGGCCCATCCGCAGCCTGTGGCCCGAGACCCGGCCGCTCTTCTTCCAAATGGAGCAGGAGATGATTCGCCACATGCAGGAGATGAGGCAGAGCATGGAGTACATGGAGCGGCTGCACCAGAAGATCTTCGAAGAGATCGACCAGACTTCCTGCTCTGCGGGGGCTTTGAGGCCCATCGCCTTCCAGGAGCTGGGGAAGGACAGTGACAAGTTCGCACTGAGTCTGGACACGGCCGAGTTTGCCCCGCAGGAGCTGTCCGTTAAACAGGTCGGCAGGAAGCTGCGG GACTCTATGTTTTACAGGGACACTAAGTGGTCCTCTACACATCGATGGAggactcttgtgttttatggGGACACTAAG CGGTCCTTTATCCACCGATTGAGGACTCTTGTGTTTTACGGGGACGCCATGACCAGACCCGTCTTCCAGGGACCGTCCATGACTCCTTGTGACTATGAGACCACCTTCTGA
- the LOC116728478 gene encoding heat shock protein beta-11-like isoform X1: MQPGTDISQTKQQQIRDPLSLQQTDRMLCPSIFQATPAAMRPFLELHWPIRSLWPETRPLFFQMEQEMIRHMQEMRQSMEYMERLHQKIFEEIDQTSCSAGALRPIAFQELGKDSDKFALSLDTAEFAPQELSVKQVGRKLRVSGRTEKKQEDGKGSYSYRCQEFRQEFDLPNGVDPETVSCSLVGGRLQIQAPREKPPSDGKERIVPINVTSAPAITSENSSPPAESSLAEKN; the protein is encoded by the coding sequence ATGCAACCAGGGACAGACATCTCTCagacaaagcagcagcagatcagagATCCTCTCAGCCTCCAACAGACCGACAGGATGTTGTGTCCCAGCATCTTCCAGGCGACTCCGGCTGCCATGAGGCCCTTCTTGGAGCTGCACTGGCCCATCCGCAGCCTGTGGCCCGAGACCCGGCCGCTCTTCTTCCAAATGGAGCAGGAGATGATTCGCCACATGCAGGAGATGAGGCAGAGCATGGAGTACATGGAGCGGCTGCACCAGAAGATCTTCGAAGAGATCGACCAGACTTCCTGCTCTGCGGGGGCTTTGAGGCCCATCGCCTTCCAGGAGCTGGGGAAGGACAGTGACAAGTTCGCACTGAGTCTGGACACGGCCGAGTTTGCCCCGCAGGAGCTGTCCGTTAAACAGGTCGGCAGGAAGCTGCGGGTGAGCGGCAGAACGGAGAAGAAGCAGGAGGACGGAAAGGGCTCCTATTCCTACAGGTGTCAGGAGTTCAGGCAGGAGTTTGACCTGCCGAACGGCGTCGACCCAGAGACTGTCAGCTGCTCGCTGGTGGGGGGGCGGCTGCAGATCCAGGCGCCCCGGGAGAAACCGCCAAGCGACGGGAAAGAACGAATCGTCCCCATCAACGTCACCTCTGCCCCGGCCATTACCTCAGAGAACAGCAGTCCCCCCGCAGAGAGCAGCCTAGCCgagaaaaactga
- the drc2 gene encoding dynein regulatory complex subunit 2, whose product MPKKKGKREPLTEEEKLLQMQQRAQAEEEMAKKKEEMLLLYLKEKLQKEQKNTAVNLLKLTESWRKVLRQTRDKELLAEAMVHQQTSDRRLEELNFIIQKMMRELQQGQCQADRVQSSHLQHVAHLWELQEKHLKGLHQRWESSLRDLNVMCINQEVKALDDFRQQNLGLVDLYLPAQMHDKAMFEYLQKVQQEVVDVYKNAHQDLDALKTEVKNLEDGSALNRDLLQKTRNSLIELDQRNAREQQEISMELRNVKRLKNKAIKLRQQIFTCQAERDLMQQNWNFTTDKINQKCRHLQEQLARDRQEARHKLTILSIQGAAATKNLQAIITKGEKVLRLSELCRKIKKQQEIMPGTSEDKQKTCTAEQEVLELQDLQQLKEQQQLQELQDLQQRLNSALLHREAVRKQNQILKQDNQQLQVLLKHRDDMLDGRHTPLPALQPPVESHRAAGDMHHNILEAAHVAKYLVDSWS is encoded by the exons ATGCcgaagaaaaaagggaaaagagaGCCGCtgacagaggaggagaaactCCTGCAGATGCAGCAGAGAGCTCAGGCGGAGGAGGAGATGGccaagaagaaggaggagatgCTCTTGCTGTACCTGAAG GAGAAGCTCCAGAAGGAGCAGAAGAACACGGCCGTGAACCTGCTGAAGCTGACAGAGAGCTGGAGGAAGGTGCTGCGGCAGACTCGGGACAAAGAGCTGCTCGCCGAAGCCATGGTGCACCAGCAGACGTCTGACAGGAGGCTGGAGGAGCTGAACTTCATCATCCAG aaaaTGATGCGGGAGCTGCAGCAGGGGCAGTGTCAGGCGGACCGGGTGCAGAGCAGCCACCTGCAGCACGTGGCGCACCTGTGGGAGCTGCAGGAGAAGCACCTGAAAGGTCTGCATCAGCGGTGGGAGAGCAGCCTGCGGGACCTCAACGTCATGTGCATCAACCAGGA GGTGAAGGCGCTGGATGACTTTCGGCAGCAGAACCTGGGCCTGGTGGACCTGTACCTGCCTGCTCAGATGCATGACAAGGCCATGTTTGAGTACCTCCAGAAGGTCCAACAAGAAGTCGTGGATGTGTACAAGAACGCACACCAGGACCTG GACGCTCTGAAGACCGAAGTGAAGAACCTGGAGGACGGATCTGCTCTGAACCGTGATCTTCTGCAGAAGACCAGAAACAGCCTGATTGAGCTGGACCAGCGGAACGCCAGAGAGCAGCAGGAGATCAGCATGGAGCTGAGGAACGTCAAGAGGCTGAAG AACAAAGCCATCAAGCTGAGACAGCAGATCTTTACCTGTCAGGCTGAGAGGGATCTGATGCAGCAGAACTGGAACTTCACCACAGACAAGATCAACCAGAAGTGTCGGCATCTCCAGGAGCAGCTGGCACGAGACCGCCAGGAAGCCAGGCATAAGCTCACCATCCTCAGCATCCAGGGCGCGGCCGCCACCAAAAACCTACAGGCTATCATCACCAAG GGCGAGAAGGTCCTGCGACTCTCAGAGCTTTGCCGCAAGATAAAGAAACAGCAAGAGATCATGCCAGGAACATCAGAGGACAAACAGAAGACCTGCACAGCGGAGCAG GAGGTCCTGGAGCTGCAGGACCTGCAGCAGCTaaaggagcagcagcagttgCAGGAGCTGCAAGATCTGCAGCAGCGCCTCAACTCTGCCCTGCTGCACCGGGAGGCTGTGAGGAAGCAGAACCAGATTCTGAAGCAGGATaaccagcagctgcaggtcCTGCTGAAACACCGTGATGACATGCTTGACGGACGCCACACCCCCCTGCCAGCTCTGCAGCCGCCGGTCGAGTCCCACCGCGCCGCCGGGGACATGCACCACAACATCCTGGAGGCTGCGCACGTCGCTAAGTACCTGGTGGACAGCTGGAGCTGA
- the LOC116728245 gene encoding early growth response protein 1-like, translating into MAATKAELLLSALQISEPLFGHPAPPSPLDGYPKLEELQMLLHNAASAAEAAGLLGAEPSEFTDSLCDLPDLQSLPPLTPRLAYSGRFSFEPSTSCATAASSQWAEPLLSLLSGLVSMAAPSSSCSLATSSSSVTSSVTSPSASQSCGSADVTSIFSVTPAYGSELLPPGDAPPATQAFPPQAPPYAQPAPIPMLPDYLLPQPDAEVDQKPVLPPLTPLPTIKAFSSQFQPQGAACRSRKLPAGRQCKTPPHERPYACPADGCDRRFSRSDELTRHVRVHTGQKPFQCRICMRNFSRSDHLTTHIRTHTGEKPFSCAECGRKFARSDERKRHAKIHQRQRDRRADCGAAATPCTSVATPSPPSLPQVYASSLSPHLYSSSCSSPMGSPLSELPSPHSSNIC; encoded by the exons ATGGCGGCCACCAAAGCGGAGCTGCTGCTGTCCGCACTCCAGATCTCAGAGCCGCTTTTCGGACACCCGGCGCCGCCGTCACCGCTGGACGGATACCCgaagctggaggagctgcagatgcTGCTGCACAACGCCGCGTCTGCAGCCGAGGCGGCCGGGCTGCTGGGCGCCGAGCCCAGCGAGTTCACAG ATTCGCTGTGTGACCTCCCTGACCTTCAGAGCCTGCCTCCCTTGACCCCCCGCCTCGCCTACAGCGGCCGCTTCTCCTTCGAGCCGTCCACCTCCTGCGCCACTGCCGCTAGCAGTCAGTGGGCGGAGCCTCTGCTCAGCTTACTGTCCGGGTTGGTGAGCATGGCGGCGCCGTCCTCTTCCTGCAGTCTCGCCACTTCTTCCTCATCggtgacatcatcagtgacaTCACCATCAGCCTCTCAGAGCTGCGGCTCTGCTGACGTCACCTCCATCTTTTCTGTGACGCCGGCGTACGGGTCAGAGCTGCTTCCTCCGGGCGACGCTCCCCCTGCCACGCAGGCCTTCCCGCCTCAAGCCCCGCCCTACGCCCAGCCGGCCCCCATCCCCATGCTGCCGGACTACCTGCTGCCACAGCCGGATGCTGAGGTGGACCAGAAGCCAGTGCTGCCGCCACTCACGCCGCTGCCCACCATTAAAGCCTTCTCCTCGCAGTTCCAGCCACAGGGCGCCGCCTGCAGGAGCAGGAAGCTGCCAGCAGGGCGGCAGTGCAAGACGCCCCCCCACGAGCGCCCCTATGCCTGCCCCGCTGACGGCTGCGACCGCCGCTTCTCACGCTCCGACGAACTGACGCGCCACGTGCGCGTCCACACGGGCCAGAAGCCGTTTCAGTGTCGCATCTGCATGCGCAACTTCAGCCGCAGCGACCACCTGACCACGCACATCCGCACGCACACCGGGGAGAAACCCTTCTCCTGCGCCGAGTGCGGCCGCAAGTTTGCCCGCAGCGACGAGCGCAAGAGACACGCCAAGATCCACCAGAGGCAGCGGGACCGCCGGGCGGACTGTGGCGCCGCCGCCACACCGTGCACCTCTGTCGCCACGCCGTCACCCCCCTCGCTGCCCCAGGTCTAcgcctcctccctctctccccaCCTGTACTCGTCGTCCTGCTCCTCCCCCATGGGAAGCCCCCTGTCAGAGCTGCCGTCCCCCCACAGCTCCAACATCTGCTGA